The region GGATCGTCTCGACGTTGGGGTAGTGGGCGATGTTCTCGACCAGGTACTCGTGGGCGGTGAACGAAGGCCCGAGGTTCACGAGCGTGATTGTGCGCGCCAGATCCTTGGTGAAGTTCGCACCCTCGAGCGCGGAGTTGCCCCCACCCACGATGGCGATATCCATCCCGGAGAAGAGGGGCCCGTCGCAGATGGAGCAGTAGGTGACCCCCTTCCGGGCGAGCCGCTCCTCCCCGGGGACGCCGAGTTTGCGCGCCCGGGCGCCGGTGGCGACGATGACGGCGTGCGCCTCGTGGACGCCGCGGTCGGAGACGACCCTGAAGCCGTTCGAAATCTTCTCGATGCGCTGCACGGTCTCGCCGTCCCGCGGCGTGATCCCGTTGAAGTGGAGCTGCTTCTCCATCCGCTCGCTGAACGCCGCGCCGGTCGTCTTGACGATGCCGGGGTAGTTCAAGACCTCGCCGGACTCGAGGAACTGCCCCCCCATCTCCCTGGCGACGAGGAGGAAGTCCATCCGCTTGCGGGCGGCATAGATGGCGGCCGTCTGCCCGGTGATGCCGCCGCCGATGATGACCAGGTCGTGCATGGCAGGAACCCTCCGTAACCGGGGGGAGGCCCCCCGCTGCGCACAGTATATGCGCTCCGGGGCGGATCGTCCATATCCGCCCCCCCCGCGCCGGACGCACGGCTCTGGACCGCGGGGGGGCGGAACGGCTAGAATGGCGGCGGTACGATGCGGAGGGCCTGGACTATGAAGAGATCGGCGGGCGTGACGCTGCTCTGGGCGGTGCCGGCCCTTGCCGTCCTCTCCTTCGCCGGGCAGCGGCACGGGCTGTGGGGAGGCGACGAGCCCCGGGAGGCCGCGATC is a window of Chlamydiota bacterium DNA encoding:
- a CDS encoding FAD-dependent oxidoreductase, with the translated sequence MHDLVIIGGGITGQTAAIYAARKRMDFLLVAREMGGQFLESGEVLNYPGIVKTTGAAFSERMEKQLHFNGITPRDGETVQRIEKISNGFRVVSDRGVHEAHAVIVATGARARKLGVPGEERLARKGVTYCSICDGPLFSGMDIAIVGGGNSALEGANFTKDLARTITLVNLGPSFTAHEYLVENIAHYPNVETIHGARTIEIAGETSVSGLVYEKDGVRHTLPVRGVIVEIGRVPNTEFLEGFLDRNSQGHVVIDCWTRSSVTGVFAAGDCASGQEYQYVIAAGQGCMALLKASRYLAGLKNAF